The Aggregatilinea lenta genome includes a region encoding these proteins:
- the phoU gene encoding phosphate signaling complex protein PhoU, giving the protein MIDPQLQARTTLDRELATLRDNVLRLSYMVDTAIERAVQSLKGQDAALAQQVIADDEPINRMRYQIEEACYRLLAMHQPTARDMRSIVTAIHIVVELERIGDHAAGIAKISTDLATEPMLKPLIDVPRMAEISREMMRASLTSYLDWDAEQARQTALRDAEVDTLDDQVYRELLSFMLEDAHNISRATHLLWVSHNLERIADRITNICERVVFMVTGQVSEIRDHTH; this is encoded by the coding sequence ATGATCGATCCACAACTTCAGGCTCGAACGACTCTCGACCGCGAGCTGGCGACGCTGCGCGATAACGTGCTGCGCCTGAGCTACATGGTGGACACCGCCATCGAGCGCGCCGTACAGTCGCTGAAGGGCCAGGACGCGGCCCTGGCGCAGCAGGTCATCGCCGACGACGAGCCAATCAACCGCATGCGCTACCAGATCGAGGAGGCGTGTTATCGCCTGCTGGCGATGCACCAGCCCACCGCGCGCGATATGCGCTCGATCGTGACCGCGATTCACATCGTCGTAGAGCTGGAGCGCATCGGCGACCACGCCGCCGGGATCGCTAAAATCTCGACCGATCTGGCGACCGAACCGATGCTCAAGCCGCTGATCGACGTGCCGCGCATGGCGGAAATCAGCCGCGAGATGATGCGCGCCAGCCTCACGTCATATCTGGACTGGGACGCGGAGCAGGCCCGCCAAACCGCTCTGCGCGACGCCGAGGTGGACACGCTCGACGATCAGGTCTACCGTGAGCTGCTCTCGTTCATGCTGGAAGACGCGCACAACATCAGCCGTGCGACACACTTGCTGTGGGTGTCGCACAACCTGGAGCGCATCGCGGACCGCATCACCAACATCTGCGAGCGCGTGGTGTTCATGGTCACCGGGCAGGTGAGCGAGATCCGGGATCACACGCATTAG
- a CDS encoding NAD(P)-dependent oxidoreductase has protein sequence MSQHRASLDIDRKARAYAPVLPVAKQDAKTRLGHFEEIYLTYEAEIARAEASRCIQCPDPAPCVLGCAIGNDIPTALRLVEEGSFIEAANIFRRTSPMPEICSRVCPQERLCEGSCTHGGGVSLQPIQIGKIEKFVIEYQYATEGIPLGEVEPDTGKTVAIVGGGPAGMAAAERLRRLGHAVTVYDANPYPGGLLLYGIPAYKLQKERVVKKIEQLKAIGIQFVANTRIGQDIPLQQLADTFDAVFVGTGASVDSPPRWDGADLHGVYTATEFLIRCNVPVDLQPPALAAKGLPDVGHHVFVIGGGDTAMDCVRSALRLQHALGYSLDVACAYRRTEAEMPGSKSERVNAQEEGAKFDWLTAPVRFIGDEQGTLTGIEFVRMTLGEPDESGRRRPVPLEGSEFVAPADTVVLALGYTPDSLLGETTPSLTTTRWGLIVIDPVTGKTSLPNVWAGGDAVTGPELVGTAIDSALHAAQSITEYLRA, from the coding sequence ATGTCCCAGCACCGAGCCTCATTAGATATCGACCGCAAAGCGCGTGCCTACGCGCCCGTTCTGCCCGTGGCGAAACAAGACGCTAAAACACGACTCGGGCATTTTGAAGAAATTTACCTGACCTACGAAGCAGAGATTGCCCGCGCAGAAGCCTCACGCTGCATCCAGTGCCCCGATCCCGCGCCCTGCGTGCTCGGCTGCGCGATCGGCAACGACATCCCCACCGCCCTCCGTCTCGTCGAGGAAGGCAGTTTTATTGAAGCCGCGAATATATTCCGTCGTACCAGCCCCATGCCCGAAATCTGCTCGCGCGTCTGCCCCCAGGAGCGGCTGTGCGAAGGCTCGTGCACGCATGGCGGCGGGGTGAGTCTGCAACCCATTCAGATTGGCAAAATTGAAAAGTTTGTGATCGAGTACCAGTACGCCACCGAAGGCATCCCGCTGGGTGAGGTCGAGCCGGACACCGGCAAAACCGTGGCGATCGTCGGGGGCGGTCCGGCGGGCATGGCGGCGGCGGAGCGCCTGCGCCGCCTGGGGCACGCGGTCACCGTCTACGATGCCAATCCCTACCCCGGTGGCCTGCTGCTGTACGGCATTCCCGCGTATAAGCTGCAAAAGGAACGCGTCGTCAAGAAGATCGAGCAGTTGAAAGCGATTGGCATTCAGTTCGTGGCCAATACGCGCATCGGCCAGGACATCCCGCTCCAGCAGCTCGCGGACACCTTCGACGCGGTCTTCGTCGGGACCGGCGCGAGCGTCGATTCGCCGCCCCGGTGGGACGGCGCGGATCTGCACGGCGTCTACACGGCGACCGAATTCCTGATTCGCTGCAACGTGCCGGTGGATCTGCAACCGCCCGCGCTGGCCGCGAAGGGCCTGCCGGACGTCGGGCATCACGTGTTCGTGATCGGCGGCGGCGACACCGCGATGGACTGCGTGCGCTCGGCGCTGCGGCTCCAGCACGCGCTGGGCTATTCACTCGACGTGGCCTGCGCCTATCGCCGGACGGAAGCCGAAATGCCGGGATCGAAGTCGGAACGGGTGAACGCGCAGGAAGAAGGTGCGAAGTTCGACTGGCTCACCGCGCCGGTGCGCTTCATCGGCGACGAGCAAGGCACCCTGACCGGCATCGAGTTCGTGCGTATGACACTGGGCGAGCCGGACGAGAGCGGACGGCGACGTCCGGTGCCCCTGGAGGGATCGGAATTCGTCGCGCCGGCGGACACAGTCGTCCTGGCGCTGGGCTACACGCCCGATTCGCTGCTCGGCGAAACGACGCCGTCTCTGACTACGACGCGCTGGGGCCTGATCGTGATCGACCCGGTAACGGGCAAAACCAGCTTACCCAACGTCTGGGCGGGCGGCGACGCAGTCACCGGGCCAGAACTGGTGGGCACGGCGATCGATTCAGCGCTGCATGCCGCACAATCCATCACCGAGTATCTGCGCGCCTGA
- a CDS encoding substrate-binding domain-containing protein, whose amino-acid sequence MKRREFLKASAIAAAAATIPGIKLAKAQEDQTYYMVTFVSGIDYWKDCFRGMQDAAEFLGVNVEYTGTPENDITAEVRVFEEVTGQNPAGILATIINPDAFVEPINNAIEAGLPVVCFDADSPLSNRYSFVGTGNYYAGVVAARYLGPIIGSGKVAISSVTAQLNHVQRRQGFIDTLAAEFPDVTTSDDLIVDDQNNSTTAAEKMSALLIAEPDIKGIFATDAAGAVGVGQAVREAGMSGDVSIVGFDYDEGTLDLIDSGELTATLAQGTWQMGFWGMMFLYAVANGLISSVSDWQAAGISPLPPNVDTGVVVITADNSQYWRAS is encoded by the coding sequence ATGAAGCGCCGTGAATTCTTAAAAGCCAGTGCTATCGCCGCTGCCGCCGCCACGATCCCTGGGATCAAGCTGGCGAAGGCCCAGGAAGATCAGACGTACTACATGGTGACGTTCGTGTCCGGCATCGACTACTGGAAGGACTGCTTCCGGGGCATGCAGGACGCCGCCGAGTTCCTGGGCGTGAACGTCGAATACACCGGCACGCCGGAGAATGACATCACCGCCGAAGTACGCGTCTTCGAAGAAGTCACCGGCCAGAACCCGGCTGGCATCCTCGCCACGATCATCAACCCCGACGCGTTCGTGGAGCCGATCAACAACGCCATTGAGGCCGGGCTACCGGTGGTCTGCTTCGACGCCGACTCGCCGCTCAGCAACCGCTACTCGTTCGTCGGCACGGGCAACTACTATGCGGGCGTCGTGGCCGCGCGCTACCTCGGCCCGATCATCGGGTCCGGTAAGGTCGCCATCTCCAGCGTGACCGCGCAGCTCAACCACGTCCAGCGCCGCCAGGGCTTTATCGACACCCTCGCGGCTGAGTTCCCGGATGTCACCACCTCGGACGACCTGATCGTGGACGACCAGAACAACTCGACGACCGCCGCCGAGAAGATGTCCGCGCTGCTCATCGCCGAGCCGGATATCAAGGGTATCTTCGCGACGGACGCCGCCGGTGCGGTGGGCGTCGGGCAGGCCGTGCGCGAGGCCGGGATGAGCGGCGACGTCTCCATCGTCGGCTTCGACTACGACGAAGGCACGCTCGACCTGATCGACAGCGGCGAGCTGACCGCGACCCTGGCGCAGGGCACATGGCAGATGGGCTTCTGGGGCATGATGTTCCTGTATGCCGTTGCCAACGGCCTGATCAGCTCCGTGTCCGACTGGCAGGCGGCTGGCATCTCCCCGCTGCCGCCCAATGTGGACACCGGCGTGGTCGTGATCACGGCTGACAACAGCCAGTACTGGCGCGCGTCGTAA
- a CDS encoding ABC transporter permease produces MAALSSSEPHTGAKPNVVLTLLGQIARLREFFLVLLIVLIGIVLHLKTGHFITERNLTAIALGFSPLAFMAVGMTAALVSGGFDLSVGSVFALGGVVTAVALRDDMLFTALPIWLAMLLGIFAGVVAGFVNGLLITRAQINPFITTLGMMSIARGAGYAITEGSPIARLPKEFFKIGQGEINGLSNLIWIALVVLIIGDILMRRSALFRQIYYVGGNEDAARLSGINVDRVKLGVYTLSATLAALAGVLSASRFTVADPGAGVGYELQVIAACIIGGASLNGGKGTVLGALLGLIFVGFINNGMVQLRVPVYWQNLAMGVILLLAVGSDTLSQRLRSRPRARKAAEAELKPTA; encoded by the coding sequence ATGGCAGCACTCTCATCCAGTGAACCCCACACCGGGGCAAAACCCAACGTCGTGCTCACGCTCCTGGGACAGATCGCGCGGCTGCGCGAATTCTTCCTCGTCCTGCTGATCGTGCTGATCGGCATTGTGCTTCACCTCAAAACCGGCCATTTCATCACCGAGCGCAACCTGACCGCCATCGCGTTGGGCTTTTCACCCCTGGCGTTCATGGCCGTTGGCATGACGGCGGCGCTGGTCTCCGGCGGGTTCGACCTGTCGGTTGGCTCCGTGTTCGCGCTGGGCGGCGTGGTGACCGCCGTCGCGCTGCGCGACGACATGCTGTTCACCGCCCTGCCGATCTGGCTGGCGATGCTGCTGGGTATCTTTGCGGGGGTAGTCGCCGGGTTCGTCAACGGCCTGCTGATCACCCGCGCGCAGATCAACCCGTTCATCACTACACTCGGTATGATGAGCATCGCGCGCGGCGCGGGCTATGCCATCACGGAAGGCTCGCCCATCGCTCGCCTGCCGAAAGAGTTCTTTAAGATCGGCCAGGGTGAGATTAACGGGCTGTCGAACCTGATCTGGATCGCGCTGGTAGTGCTGATCATCGGGGATATCCTGATGCGACGCTCGGCCCTGTTCCGGCAGATTTATTACGTGGGCGGCAACGAAGATGCTGCCCGGCTGTCCGGTATCAACGTCGATAGGGTGAAACTCGGCGTGTATACCCTGTCCGCCACCCTGGCCGCACTGGCGGGCGTGCTGTCAGCCTCGCGCTTCACCGTGGCCGATCCGGGCGCGGGCGTGGGCTACGAGCTGCAGGTGATCGCCGCGTGCATCATCGGCGGCGCGAGTCTCAACGGCGGCAAGGGCACCGTGCTCGGCGCGCTGCTGGGCTTGATCTTCGTTGGGTTCATCAACAACGGCATGGTGCAGTTACGTGTGCCGGTCTATTGGCAGAACCTGGCGATGGGCGTCATCCTGCTGCTGGCCGTCGGGTCGGACACGCTCAGCCAGCGCCTGCGCTCGCGTCCACGGGCGCGCAAGGCCGCCGAGGCGGAGCTAAAACCAACGGCGTAG
- a CDS encoding L,D-transpeptidase family protein, whose protein sequence is MHAYAPSSQPPERYLRPARPRRVRPNSWLVWSVVVAVAFASFGAMASLGIYMYAAGSEATIPANVSVAGVEVGGMRLDEAQSALAQALPAQAITARDGSRAWNLTPSDVGISIDLDATMQLAADAAPGEAITPWYTVDLVQAQTGLFALSEEANIDAVPGDPPQMGRVMDVPVLLDRMRVDLRGELADGALDLPMIEVAPPEEVEEPEQTYTGATTVHVVEAGQELALIALDYGVTTDEIVALNSISDPDLLYVGQELVIPATGEYTPTAAEAPTPSTTSGKAIVVSTQEQRIYAYENGQLVHSHLASTGLPDTPTVLGDYKIYVKYVADDMSGPDYYLPQVPYTMYFYQGYGIHGTYWHNSFGRPMSHGCVNLPTAEAKWFFDWAEVGTPVRVI, encoded by the coding sequence ATGCACGCTTACGCACCTTCATCGCAGCCACCAGAGCGTTACCTCAGACCCGCCCGGCCCCGCCGCGTCCGCCCGAATTCGTGGCTGGTGTGGAGTGTCGTCGTAGCCGTGGCCTTCGCGTCGTTCGGCGCGATGGCGAGCCTCGGCATTTACATGTATGCCGCCGGATCGGAGGCGACGATTCCCGCCAACGTGAGCGTCGCTGGGGTGGAGGTCGGCGGGATGCGCCTGGACGAGGCGCAGTCAGCGCTGGCGCAGGCGCTGCCCGCGCAGGCCATCACCGCGCGCGACGGCAGCCGCGCCTGGAACCTGACGCCCTCCGACGTGGGCATCAGCATCGATCTCGACGCGACGATGCAGCTTGCAGCCGACGCCGCGCCGGGCGAAGCGATCACGCCCTGGTACACGGTCGATCTGGTCCAGGCGCAGACGGGACTGTTCGCGCTCAGTGAAGAGGCGAATATCGACGCCGTGCCGGGCGACCCGCCGCAGATGGGCCGCGTGATGGATGTGCCCGTGCTGCTGGACCGCATGCGCGTGGATCTGCGCGGCGAGCTGGCGGACGGCGCGCTGGACCTGCCCATGATCGAGGTCGCGCCGCCGGAGGAAGTCGAGGAGCCGGAACAGACCTATACCGGCGCGACGACGGTGCACGTGGTCGAGGCCGGGCAGGAGCTGGCGCTCATCGCGTTGGACTATGGCGTGACGACGGACGAGATCGTCGCCCTGAACAGCATCAGCGACCCGGACCTGCTCTACGTCGGGCAGGAGTTAGTCATCCCGGCGACGGGCGAATATACGCCGACGGCGGCGGAAGCGCCCACGCCTTCCACCACCAGCGGCAAGGCTATCGTCGTCTCCACGCAGGAACAGCGCATCTACGCCTACGAAAATGGCCAACTGGTACACTCGCACCTGGCGTCGACCGGCCTGCCGGACACGCCGACCGTGTTGGGCGACTACAAGATCTACGTCAAGTACGTGGCGGACGACATGAGCGGGCCGGACTACTACCTGCCTCAGGTGCCCTACACGATGTACTTCTATCAGGGCTACGGCATTCACGGCACGTACTGGCACAACAGCTTTGGCCGCCCCATGAGCCACGGCTGCGTCAACCTGCCGACCGCCGAGGCGAAGTGGTTCTTCGACTGGGCCGAGGTCGGCACGCCCGTGCGGGTAATCTAG
- the pstA gene encoding phosphate ABC transporter permease PstA, which yields MDRVALVAALFLSLLIGVNGSLRTPPVFARKGYSPKLGAVAGLIAGVGGGMLVAVLLLAVVGNGVVGALGGVVGAVAGLAALWTLLPDRIGTHGTLPDGKELALNIEARHVGGNISRGLFIASVVVALLALATLLWTIANKSIGLTAMEYAVEPGDLLVNGAPTGREVSDLSDDELTQVLAENERIARLRVYILTNLSGAAQEDWSVLSAKPVNEVLDKEQYPDELGDTLFNQLTETEAAGILTHAMDREQVETLIMDEIVQSQVTGSWSLWESLTDRDGIEATVAEKTPNATLEWHSWLTWDFISSPLDPRRADATGLRPALYGSLMIIAITILVAFPVGVGAAIYLEEYAGSNWLNRIIQTNIANLAGVPSIIYGMLGLAIFVRSMESLTSGNVFGSNTANGRTIFSAGFTLALLILPLIIINAQEAIRAVPNSLRQASYGLGATKWQTIWNHVLPYSLPGIMTGTILAISRAIGETAPLILVGAATYITQDPKGPFSNFTALPMIIYRWTTLPQTEFRNAAAAAIVVLLVLLLTMNSIAVVLRNRFSRRLT from the coding sequence ATGGATCGTGTTGCACTGGTTGCGGCGCTGTTTCTCAGCCTGTTGATAGGCGTCAATGGCAGCCTGCGGACGCCTCCCGTGTTCGCGCGCAAGGGCTATTCCCCCAAGCTCGGTGCGGTGGCCGGACTGATCGCGGGCGTGGGCGGCGGTATGCTCGTCGCCGTGCTGCTGCTGGCCGTGGTCGGCAACGGCGTGGTTGGCGCGCTGGGCGGCGTCGTGGGCGCGGTGGCGGGACTGGCCGCGCTGTGGACCCTTCTGCCCGACCGCATCGGCACACACGGTACGCTGCCCGACGGCAAAGAGCTGGCACTGAACATCGAAGCGCGCCACGTCGGCGGCAATATCTCGCGCGGGCTGTTCATCGCGTCGGTGGTCGTGGCGCTACTCGCGCTGGCGACGCTGCTGTGGACCATCGCCAACAAGTCGATCGGCCTGACGGCGATGGAATACGCCGTAGAGCCGGGCGATCTGCTGGTTAACGGCGCGCCGACGGGCCGTGAGGTGAGCGACCTGTCGGACGACGAACTGACCCAGGTCCTGGCCGAAAACGAACGTATCGCGCGCCTGCGCGTCTACATCCTGACCAACCTCTCCGGGGCCGCGCAGGAAGACTGGTCTGTTCTGAGCGCCAAGCCGGTCAATGAAGTGCTCGACAAGGAGCAGTATCCCGACGAGCTGGGTGACACGCTCTTCAACCAGCTTACTGAGACTGAGGCAGCGGGCATCCTGACGCACGCAATGGATCGTGAACAGGTCGAAACCCTGATCATGGACGAAATCGTTCAGTCTCAGGTGACGGGCAGCTGGTCGCTGTGGGAGTCGCTGACCGACCGCGACGGCATCGAGGCCACGGTGGCAGAAAAGACGCCCAACGCGACGCTCGAATGGCACTCGTGGCTGACCTGGGACTTCATCAGCAGCCCGCTCGATCCACGCCGCGCGGACGCGACGGGTCTGCGCCCGGCGCTGTATGGCTCGCTGATGATCATCGCCATCACCATCCTGGTGGCGTTCCCGGTGGGCGTGGGCGCGGCGATTTACCTCGAAGAATACGCCGGATCGAACTGGCTCAACCGCATCATCCAGACCAACATCGCCAACCTGGCGGGGGTACCCTCGATTATCTACGGCATGCTCGGCCTCGCGATCTTCGTGCGGTCGATGGAGTCGCTGACGAGCGGTAATGTCTTCGGCTCCAACACGGCCAACGGGCGCACGATCTTTTCGGCGGGCTTTACCCTGGCGCTGCTGATCCTGCCGCTGATCATCATCAATGCGCAGGAAGCCATCCGCGCCGTGCCGAACTCGCTGCGCCAGGCCAGCTATGGGCTGGGCGCGACCAAGTGGCAGACGATCTGGAACCACGTGCTGCCGTACTCGCTGCCGGGCATCATGACCGGCACCATCCTCGCCATCTCGCGCGCCATCGGCGAAACCGCACCGTTGATCCTGGTCGGCGCGGCGACGTACATCACACAGGACCCCAAGGGACCGTTTTCGAACTTCACCGCGCTGCCGATGATCATCTATCGCTGGACTACCTTGCCGCAAACGGAGTTCCGCAACGCCGCCGCCGCCGCGATCGTCGTGCTGCTGGTGCTGCTGCTGACCATGAACTCCATCGCGGTCGTACTGCGCAATCGCTTTAGCCGGAGATTGACATGA
- the pstC gene encoding phosphate ABC transporter permease subunit PstC, translating to MDIQAAIMREKAGLGAAREDRLMGLGRRMRFSESLIQGFLFLCGFITIFTTVAIVLVLGRESLLLLTSEYIDQSGVHTIDIIDFFNTTQWQPHRYQVGIAPLVTATLLSSAIAMLVALPMGLGAAIYLSEYAAPGVRNTLKPILEVLAGVPTVVYGFFALQFMTPVLKGVFGSGTVETFNIMSAGLVMGIMILPLVASMSEDALSSVPRALREASFGLGSTKLETTVRIVVPAGISGIIAAFIIAISRAIGETMIMAIAAGARPNLSLNPFESAWTMTGYIASISGGDLGYDTLDYNSIFIVGLFLFLMTLGLNILSRAVVARFREVYE from the coding sequence ATGGATATCCAGGCAGCGATCATGCGGGAGAAGGCCGGCCTCGGCGCCGCACGCGAAGACCGGCTCATGGGGCTGGGCAGGCGCATGCGGTTCAGCGAGAGCTTGATCCAGGGGTTCCTGTTCCTGTGCGGGTTTATCACGATCTTCACCACAGTGGCGATCGTACTGGTGCTGGGCCGCGAGTCTCTGCTGCTGCTCACGAGCGAATATATTGACCAGAGCGGCGTACACACTATCGACATTATCGATTTCTTCAACACCACGCAGTGGCAGCCGCATCGCTATCAGGTCGGCATCGCGCCGCTGGTCACGGCCACCCTGCTCAGCAGCGCCATCGCCATGCTGGTCGCGCTGCCGATGGGGCTTGGCGCCGCGATTTACCTGAGTGAATATGCCGCGCCGGGCGTGCGCAACACCCTCAAGCCGATCCTCGAAGTGCTGGCCGGGGTGCCCACCGTGGTCTACGGCTTCTTCGCGCTCCAGTTCATGACGCCCGTGCTCAAGGGCGTCTTCGGCAGCGGGACCGTCGAGACGTTCAACATCATGTCTGCCGGGCTGGTGATGGGCATCATGATCCTGCCGCTGGTGGCATCGATGAGCGAAGACGCGCTCAGCTCCGTGCCGCGCGCGCTGCGCGAAGCGTCGTTCGGCCTGGGATCGACCAAGCTGGAAACGACTGTACGTATTGTGGTTCCGGCGGGCATCTCCGGCATCATCGCGGCGTTTATCATCGCCATCTCGCGCGCCATCGGTGAGACGATGATCATGGCGATCGCGGCGGGCGCGCGCCCGAATCTGTCGCTGAACCCGTTTGAATCGGCATGGACCATGACCGGCTACATCGCCAGCATCAGCGGCGGGGACCTGGGTTACGACACGCTGGACTACAACAGTATCTTCATCGTGGGCCTGTTCCTGTTCCTGATGACGCTCGGTCTGAACATTCTGAGCCGCGCCGTCGTGGCCCGGTTCCGCGAAGTCTACGAGTAA
- a CDS encoding PstS family phosphate ABC transporter substrate-binding protein: MQRNRSFWKKMIAFGLVASMSLPVAGAFAQTDEPTEEPADVTPIELEAVDPLGLTGDIAIAGSSTVEPVTVAMAARFNEDGFTGNIAIAETGTGAGFERFCAEGSTDISNASRPIKDSELANCEAIGRTVLPFQIGIDALTVAVSQDSPVSELTHSQLIDIFTGVVTTWDQVNPEWPVETIQLFTPGTDSGTFDFFGEAVLGTKGAYADGAARTDALLSPNPTTSENDNTLVEGIQGSPYAIGYFGFAYYVENADTLKAVSIADDVTWDDDGNVTAIPADQWEAEGVAYITPDAETAESGEYMLSRPLFIYSAAEILAEKPQVAAFISYYLSNAPEVVTEVGYFPVSIETLNASKQAYLDAMAQ; encoded by the coding sequence ATGCAACGCAACCGTAGCTTCTGGAAGAAAATGATTGCCTTTGGCCTTGTGGCATCGATGTCTTTGCCCGTTGCGGGCGCTTTCGCGCAGACCGATGAGCCGACCGAAGAACCCGCCGACGTCACCCCGATCGAACTCGAAGCCGTTGATCCGCTTGGCCTCACCGGCGATATCGCTATTGCGGGCAGCTCGACGGTTGAGCCGGTCACCGTGGCGATGGCCGCGCGCTTCAACGAGGACGGCTTTACCGGCAACATCGCTATCGCTGAAACCGGCACGGGCGCGGGCTTCGAGCGCTTCTGCGCTGAAGGCTCGACCGACATCAGCAACGCCAGCCGTCCGATCAAGGACAGCGAACTGGCGAACTGCGAAGCGATTGGCCGCACGGTCCTGCCCTTCCAGATCGGCATCGACGCCCTGACCGTGGCCGTCAGCCAGGACAGCCCCGTTAGCGAACTGACCCACAGCCAGCTGATCGACATCTTCACCGGCGTGGTGACGACCTGGGATCAGGTCAATCCCGAGTGGCCCGTCGAGACGATCCAGCTCTTCACGCCCGGCACCGACAGCGGCACGTTCGATTTCTTCGGTGAAGCCGTGCTCGGCACCAAGGGCGCCTACGCCGACGGCGCTGCCCGCACCGACGCGCTGCTTTCCCCGAACCCCACCACCAGCGAGAACGACAACACCCTGGTCGAGGGTATTCAGGGCAGCCCCTACGCCATCGGCTACTTCGGCTTCGCGTACTACGTCGAGAACGCCGACACGCTCAAGGCCGTCTCCATCGCCGATGACGTGACCTGGGACGACGACGGCAACGTGACCGCCATCCCCGCCGACCAGTGGGAAGCCGAAGGCGTTGCTTACATCACGCCGGACGCCGAGACCGCCGAAAGCGGCGAATACATGCTCAGCCGCCCGCTGTTCATCTACTCGGCTGCCGAAATCCTGGCCGAAAAGCCCCAGGTGGCCGCGTTCATCAGCTACTACCTGAGCAACGCGCCGGAAGTGGTGACCGAAGTGGGTTACTTCCCGGTGAGCATCGAAACGCTGAACGCCAGCAAGCAAGCTTACCTCGACGCGATGGCGCAATAA
- a CDS encoding response regulator transcription factor, with product MNELIMVVDDDPGILALVDVMLRKHGFTVLRANGAYEALKYLDTVTPSVIVLDVMMPDMNGIELCEQIRMRPQTTVTPVIMLSARSDSRSVASAMQVGANSYISKTAVYHELIAQIRSLLDAQARNGR from the coding sequence ATGAACGAGCTAATCATGGTTGTTGACGACGATCCGGGTATCCTCGCCCTTGTGGACGTGATGCTGCGCAAACACGGCTTCACGGTGCTGAGGGCGAACGGTGCATACGAGGCATTGAAGTACCTCGATACGGTAACGCCCAGCGTCATCGTGCTCGACGTGATGATGCCGGACATGAACGGGATCGAGTTGTGCGAGCAAATTCGTATGCGGCCTCAAACGACTGTGACGCCGGTGATTATGCTATCGGCCCGCAGCGACTCACGTAGTGTAGCCAGCGCAATGCAGGTGGGCGCAAACAGCTATATTTCGAAGACGGCAGTGTATCACGAGTTGATAGCGCAGATCCGCAGCCTTCTGGACGCGCAGGCACGTAACGGTCGGTAG
- the pstB gene encoding phosphate ABC transporter ATP-binding protein PstB translates to MNSSTPNGKVAMEVQNLNIYYGDFLAVRNVNMEIERVKITALIGPSGCGKSTLLRSLNRMNELVPGSHMDGAVLFHGQNLYASEVDAVEVRRRIGMVFQKPNPFPKSIFDNVAYGPRILGLKDKNALAEIVERSLKQAALWDEVKDDLKKSGLALSGGQQQRLCIARALAVEPEIILMDEPCSALDPIATLRIEELMRKLSQEYTIVIVTHNMQQAARVSDYTAFMLSNETRAGEMIEYGATDKIFNRPDDARTEDYITGRFG, encoded by the coding sequence ATGAACTCAAGCACACCCAATGGTAAGGTCGCTATGGAGGTTCAGAATCTGAACATCTACTATGGCGACTTTCTGGCCGTCCGCAATGTGAACATGGAGATCGAGCGCGTGAAGATCACCGCGCTGATCGGCCCGTCGGGCTGCGGCAAGAGCACACTGCTGCGCTCGCTGAACCGCATGAACGAGCTGGTCCCCGGCTCGCACATGGACGGTGCGGTGCTGTTCCACGGCCAGAACCTCTACGCGTCGGAAGTGGACGCGGTGGAAGTGCGCCGCCGTATCGGCATGGTGTTCCAGAAGCCGAACCCGTTCCCCAAGTCGATCTTCGATAACGTGGCCTACGGGCCGCGCATCCTCGGCCTGAAGGATAAGAACGCGCTGGCGGAGATCGTCGAGCGCAGCCTGAAGCAGGCCGCGCTGTGGGACGAGGTCAAGGATGACCTGAAGAAGTCCGGCCTGGCGCTTTCGGGCGGGCAGCAGCAGCGTCTGTGCATCGCGCGCGCGCTGGCCGTCGAGCCGGAAATCATCCTGATGGACGAGCCGTGCTCCGCGCTGGACCCCATCGCCACGCTGCGCATCGAGGAGCTGATGCGTAAACTGAGCCAGGAATACACCATCGTCATTGTGACGCACAACATGCAGCAGGCCGCGCGCGTTTCCGACTACACCGCCTTCATGCTGTCCAACGAAACCCGTGCGGGCGAGATGATCGAGTATGGGGCGACCGACAAGATCTTCAACCGGCCCGACGATGCGCGTACCGAAGACTACATTACAGGCCGGTTCGGATAG